Proteins found in one Actinokineospora alba genomic segment:
- a CDS encoding ComEA family DNA-binding protein: MFDTKHSRPSRTDHIDDVLHRLTAAADRPWDAPDAGYRVVSDDPEPAESPTPRHRRAAPVWWRAGRLGRLITRWTSAEGTPWWRRPAIRDFSPDDRPRRRFPIAMVIAAVLVGGVISAFVAFSGSPTVELPPELPVAAAVDRVSSPAKPGVVVDVVGKVAAPGLRTLPEGSRVADAIQASGGTLPATDVTGLNLARRLVDGEQLHVGVPVPPAAAAQLAQPGPIDLNTASPIQLDTLPGVGSVTALRIVEWRTKHGRFSKVDQLREVDGIGPAKYESLRELVTVR; this comes from the coding sequence ATGTTCGACACCAAGCACTCCCGGCCATCCCGCACCGACCACATCGACGACGTCCTGCACCGCCTGACCGCGGCCGCCGACCGCCCATGGGACGCACCCGACGCCGGCTATCGCGTTGTCTCCGACGATCCGGAACCCGCCGAGAGCCCCACACCCCGACATCGCCGCGCGGCCCCGGTGTGGTGGCGCGCGGGCAGACTCGGCCGTCTGATCACCCGTTGGACCAGCGCGGAGGGCACGCCTTGGTGGCGCCGACCCGCCATCCGCGACTTCAGCCCGGACGACCGGCCACGCAGGCGTTTCCCGATCGCCATGGTGATCGCCGCCGTGCTCGTCGGCGGGGTGATCAGCGCCTTCGTCGCGTTCTCGGGCAGCCCGACGGTCGAGCTGCCACCGGAGCTCCCGGTGGCCGCGGCGGTCGACCGGGTGAGCAGCCCGGCGAAACCGGGGGTCGTGGTCGACGTGGTCGGCAAAGTCGCTGCGCCCGGCCTGCGGACCCTGCCGGAGGGATCGCGGGTCGCCGACGCCATCCAGGCCAGTGGCGGAACGCTGCCCGCGACTGACGTGACCGGGCTCAACCTGGCCCGCCGCCTGGTCGACGGCGAACAGCTCCACGTCGGAGTCCCGGTTCCGCCCGCCGCCGCGGCCCAGCTCGCGCAGCCCGGGCCGATCGACCTGAACACGGCCTCACCCATCCAACTCGACACGCTCCCCGGGGTCGGGTCGGTCACCGCTCTGCGGATCGTCGAATGGCGGACGAAACATGGTCGGTTCAGCAAGGTCGACCAGCTTCGCGAGGTGGACGGAATCGGTCCCGCCAAATACGAATCCCTGCGCGAACTCGTCACCGTCAGGTAG
- the thrC gene encoding threonine synthase, which yields MTSAVDAQRPTTLDLGSARALSCRECGHQIPLAAEFACAECFGPLEVSYEFGKITRADIEAGPQSIWRYRGLLPVPADVDTHPNTEPGMTRLVKADRLGAALGIKNLWVKDDTGNPTHSFKDRVVAVALAAARQLGFSVLACPSTGNLANAVAAAAARAGWDSVVLIPSSLERAKILTTAVYDGALIAVDGNYDDVNRLATELAAEHEDWAFVNVNVRPYYAEGSKTLGYEVAEQLGWRLPGQVVIPVASGSQLTKVDKAFREFGDLGLVEATPYRIFGAQATGCSPVSTAYKAGSDVIRPVKPDTIARSLAIGAPADGPYVLDSVRRTNGAVEDVTDEEVVEGIRLLARTEGIFAETAGGVTVATAKKLVENGKLDPDAETVLLITGDGLKTLDAVQDKIGPLATVPPSAAAVREALSRR from the coding sequence ATGACATCGGCAGTCGACGCCCAGCGTCCCACCACCCTCGACCTCGGTTCCGCGCGCGCTCTGTCGTGTCGTGAGTGCGGCCACCAGATCCCGCTCGCCGCGGAATTCGCCTGTGCCGAGTGTTTCGGCCCGCTTGAGGTGTCCTACGAGTTCGGCAAGATCACTCGTGCGGACATCGAAGCGGGCCCTCAGTCCATCTGGCGCTACCGCGGGCTCCTTCCCGTGCCCGCCGATGTCGACACCCACCCCAACACCGAGCCCGGCATGACCCGCCTGGTCAAGGCCGACCGCCTCGGCGCCGCGCTCGGCATCAAGAACCTCTGGGTCAAGGACGACACCGGCAACCCCACGCACTCCTTCAAGGACCGCGTGGTCGCCGTCGCCCTCGCCGCCGCCCGCCAGCTCGGCTTCTCCGTGCTCGCGTGCCCGTCGACCGGCAACCTGGCCAACGCCGTCGCCGCCGCCGCGGCCCGCGCGGGCTGGGACTCGGTCGTGCTGATCCCCTCCTCTCTCGAGCGCGCCAAGATCCTCACCACCGCCGTGTACGACGGCGCCCTGATCGCCGTCGACGGCAACTACGACGACGTCAACCGGCTCGCCACCGAACTGGCCGCCGAACACGAGGACTGGGCGTTCGTCAACGTCAACGTCCGCCCGTACTACGCCGAGGGGTCCAAGACCCTCGGCTACGAGGTCGCCGAGCAGCTCGGCTGGCGCCTCCCCGGGCAGGTCGTGATCCCGGTCGCCTCCGGCTCGCAGCTCACCAAGGTCGACAAGGCCTTCCGCGAGTTCGGCGACCTCGGCCTGGTCGAGGCCACCCCGTACCGCATCTTCGGCGCCCAGGCCACCGGCTGCTCCCCGGTGTCGACGGCCTACAAGGCGGGCAGCGACGTGATCCGCCCGGTCAAGCCGGACACCATCGCCCGCTCCCTGGCCATCGGCGCCCCCGCCGACGGCCCCTACGTCCTCGACTCCGTCCGCCGCACGAACGGCGCCGTGGAGGACGTGACCGATGAAGAGGTCGTCGAGGGCATCCGCCTGCTGGCCCGCACCGAGGGCATCTTCGCCGAGACCGCCGGCGGCGTGACCGTCGCGACCGCGAAGAAGCTCGTCGAGAACGGCAAACTCGACCCCGACGCGGAAACAGTCCTCCTCATCACCGGCGACGGCCTCAAGACCCTGGACGCCGTCCAGGACAAGATCGGCCCCCTCGCCACCGTCCCACCCTCAGCCGCCGCCGTGCGCGAGGCCCTGTCTCGTAGGTGA
- a CDS encoding ComEC/Rec2 family competence protein, translating into MPPSPVRPHATHDWRLILAAVALWLSAALGLLVHWVCTVVVGGVMLLAAIAILAVVPRTKRQVSPGGWPVRQAAWPLLLCGVLALWPVTGQIRDAATDPLHELAARGQAVVLHVEVRERPKPVRTAGFGGMQPGIGSVVIPATVVGAEGVDSHAQVLVLAPVEPWSHLLPGQTLTARGTLAPAASGQLTVAVLRVRGPPTSVGAAPGWQQTADSLRAGLRRAAGVLDAEAAGLLPALIVGDTDGLSPTVVDEFRVAGLAHLLAVSGANLAIVCLTILFLLRAVRAGPYGSAAGALLGLVGFVILAGPEPSVLRAGVMGAVGLLALALGRDRSALPALGTAVIVLVAVDPGMATAFGFVLSVLATGALVLLAPRWADALARRRVPRGLAEALAVPAAAHVVTAPVVAGMSGQLSLIAVAANLVVAPVIAPATVLGVLAAVVMRVWPWAAHWCVRLAGPELDWVITVARHAADFPGAAVAWPDGWWGGALLVVVVIAIAVAWRSRRGRSVLALALVAVLVVVVPVRVLTPGWPPADWAAVACDVGQGDAIALAAGEADRAVVVDTGPEAGPVDDCLDRLGVTRVPLVILSHLHADHVGGLAGVLSGRSVGAIAVGSGRTPDWAWRQVRREAEQAGVPLVDLAGGQRLSWPSLTIEVLSHNRKERADDETTGTAINNRSLVFRASTAAGRVLLTGDVELAAQADLISSQVDISADVVKVPHHGSRTTSPEFLAAVGARVALVSVGARNRYGHPSPRTMEVLRDLGTLVARTDREGDSAVVPGPGIRRRGARGPPGSRCWAPVWGGSQAGFAGCLFGRLAGWPAGAGCLFGWFALIRGPRQMGLARAQKVGTVQPTRAESLGPFAPNQGEPPKQAVLFCPLRSVDGGINRQAW; encoded by the coding sequence ATGCCGCCGTCGCCCGTCCGTCCACACGCGACACACGACTGGAGGCTGATCCTCGCGGCGGTCGCATTGTGGCTCAGTGCCGCTCTGGGCTTGTTGGTCCATTGGGTGTGCACGGTCGTCGTCGGCGGCGTGATGCTCTTGGCGGCCATCGCGATCCTGGCGGTGGTCCCGAGAACGAAGCGTCAGGTCTCGCCGGGCGGGTGGCCGGTCCGGCAGGCGGCGTGGCCCCTGTTGCTCTGCGGGGTGCTCGCTTTGTGGCCGGTGACGGGACAGATCCGGGACGCGGCAACTGATCCCTTGCACGAACTGGCCGCCCGAGGTCAGGCGGTGGTGCTCCACGTCGAGGTGCGGGAGCGGCCGAAACCGGTGCGGACGGCGGGATTCGGCGGGATGCAACCGGGAATCGGGTCCGTGGTCATCCCCGCGACAGTCGTCGGCGCCGAGGGCGTCGACAGCCACGCGCAGGTGCTCGTCCTGGCCCCGGTCGAACCGTGGTCACACCTGCTGCCCGGCCAGACCCTCACCGCGCGGGGGACACTTGCCCCTGCTGCGTCTGGTCAGCTGACGGTGGCTGTCCTGCGGGTGCGTGGACCGCCGACATCGGTGGGCGCGGCGCCCGGTTGGCAGCAGACCGCCGACTCGCTGCGGGCCGGGCTGCGGCGGGCGGCAGGCGTGCTCGACGCGGAGGCCGCCGGCTTGCTGCCCGCGCTCATCGTCGGCGACACCGACGGCCTCTCGCCGACCGTGGTCGACGAGTTCCGGGTGGCCGGTCTGGCCCACCTTCTTGCTGTAAGCGGGGCGAACCTGGCGATCGTGTGCCTCACGATCCTGTTCCTTCTACGGGCGGTGCGGGCAGGCCCGTACGGCTCGGCGGCCGGAGCGCTGCTCGGGCTCGTCGGGTTCGTGATCCTGGCCGGACCGGAACCGAGCGTCCTGCGCGCCGGTGTCATGGGCGCGGTCGGCCTGTTGGCCCTCGCGCTGGGCCGTGACCGGTCAGCGCTGCCCGCGCTCGGGACGGCCGTGATCGTGCTGGTCGCGGTCGACCCGGGGATGGCCACCGCGTTCGGGTTCGTGCTATCGGTGCTGGCCACGGGCGCCCTGGTCCTGCTGGCGCCACGGTGGGCGGACGCCCTGGCCCGGAGACGGGTGCCGCGGGGGCTGGCTGAAGCCCTCGCCGTGCCGGCGGCGGCGCATGTGGTGACGGCACCGGTGGTGGCGGGGATGAGTGGCCAGCTCAGCCTGATCGCGGTCGCGGCGAACCTCGTGGTCGCGCCGGTCATCGCCCCGGCGACCGTGCTCGGTGTGCTCGCGGCCGTGGTGATGCGGGTGTGGCCGTGGGCGGCGCACTGGTGTGTCCGGCTGGCGGGCCCGGAACTGGACTGGGTGATCACGGTCGCCAGGCACGCCGCGGACTTCCCCGGTGCGGCGGTGGCGTGGCCGGACGGCTGGTGGGGTGGCGCGCTGCTGGTGGTCGTCGTGATCGCTATTGCTGTGGCGTGGCGTTCTCGACGGGGCCGGTCGGTGCTGGCCTTGGCGCTGGTGGCGGTGCTGGTCGTGGTGGTCCCGGTCCGCGTCCTCACGCCCGGCTGGCCACCTGCTGACTGGGCGGCCGTCGCCTGCGACGTGGGTCAGGGAGACGCCATCGCGCTGGCGGCGGGGGAGGCCGACCGCGCGGTCGTGGTCGACACCGGACCGGAAGCGGGGCCGGTCGACGACTGCCTCGACCGGCTCGGGGTCACCCGGGTGCCACTGGTGATCCTGAGCCACCTCCACGCCGACCACGTCGGCGGCCTGGCGGGTGTCCTCTCGGGACGGTCGGTCGGCGCCATCGCCGTCGGCTCGGGCCGAACCCCGGACTGGGCGTGGCGACAAGTGCGCCGCGAAGCCGAGCAGGCGGGGGTGCCGCTGGTCGACCTGGCGGGCGGTCAGCGGCTGAGCTGGCCCTCGCTGACTATCGAAGTGTTGTCCCACAACAGAAAGGAGAGAGCTGACGACGAGACGACCGGAACCGCGATCAACAACCGCTCACTGGTGTTCCGCGCGTCCACTGCCGCCGGACGGGTCCTGCTGACCGGCGACGTCGAACTAGCCGCGCAAGCCGACCTGATTTCGTCCCAAGTGGACATCTCGGCTGACGTTGTGAAGGTGCCTCACCATGGTTCCCGCACAACGTCGCCGGAATTCCTTGCGGCGGTGGGGGCTCGGGTCGCGTTGGTGAGCGTGGGGGCGCGGAACCGGTATGGGCATCCGAGTCCGCGGACTATGGAGGTGTTGCGGGATCTGGGGACTCTTGTGGCGCGTACCGATCGGGAGGGTGATAGCGCGGTTGTGCCGGGGCCGGGGATTCGGCGGCGGGGTGCTCGTGGGCCGCCTGGATCTCGTTGCTGGGCGCCGGTTTGGGGTGGTTCGCAGGCTGGCTTCGCGGGGTGCCTGTTTGGGCGGCTGGCTGGCTGGCCGGCCGGCGCGGGGTGCCTGTTTGGGTGGTTCGCCTTGATTCGGGGACCCCGCCAAATGGGCCTGGCGCGGGCTCAAAAGGTGGGCACAGTACAGCCCACCCGCGCCGAAAGTTTAGGCCCATTTGCCCCGAATCAAGGCGAACCACCCAAACAGGCCGTTCTGTTCTGCCCCTTGCGTTCTGTGGATGGTGGGATCAATCGGCAGGCTTGGTGA